GTTATTAAAATTGTAATATTAATCTTGTATCTCATCTTAGACTTCTGGCCCCACCATGGTACTTGGATGCCCTAACCCGTATTGTGgctcaatgtttttttctgaaaaaaaaaaatgctttaagtTTGTTAGATATTTCTAATGATTCCAATTCTGTGTCTAAAATTTATTTCACTTCCTAATATAAGAATGCCTTACTTTACTTAACTTGATctataaaaatcagaattttaaaaatgaaacaattagaGGTGAAATTATTCACTTTAcaaatattgcattttttttaatttttaaattatctttgcctttttactatatttatattATCTGCCTAGCTATGTAGGCATCTGAAGTTTTGGGCATCTACAAGTTTGGTGTTTGTGAAATAGTCAATCTAGGTTTTTACTAGCAACTCTAGTAATTGAGCCCATTGTTTGGGACTAGAGAAAATTTAGTCGGTATATAGCTCTTAAAAATGGATCGCTGTCTAAAATGAGTCTTGGACTAAGACCCTTGTTTCTCCCCAGAGGTCTCAGTTCTACATATGAAGTTCTCTCTGGGCTGAAAGTAGAAAAAAGTGAAGGTCTATATGTCTCCAGAATATTTTCAGGTCTCTTTACCAATACCCTAGCTAATCAACCAATACTTGTATTAAATATGCAGTGAtacacagggaaataaaaacagaactgaggattacaaaaaaagtgtatttttaacataataagaaaaacattccACAGCATGCTAAGcaatatttcctttaaatattatctctctctctcgctctctctccctgtctttgaCAATCTCTTCAATGGTAGCTATTTGGGCTACTCAACCCAGGTTTCATAGCTTTCCATCACATTAACTTTAAGAGAGCTTAAATTTGATATTCTCTCTTCTTGAATGCTCAGTTTGGTCCTTTAATTGAATTAGAGCGAGATGATTATCCTTTACACCTATAAACACTCCAGGATTGCTTTTACATTCAAATGAAACACATGAAGAGGGCCCGGGCtcctgatgaaggaaaaagaaggtcTGGTCTGGCAATggattttcacatttttgtagCTGAGGAAACAAAAGGGAGAGCAACAAACACATGAATAGGGAGTCCAGAGGCAGTTTCACATCCCTCTGTTAGAAACGAAAGGGGAATAATTATTTAACTTGGTATTTTTAGCAAAGCAGCTCACTGAGTAGGGGATGGAAGAGGGTGGAAGGGGAAAGAAGTAGAGGGTCAAAGTGGGAGGATTTGATTTGGTTCACTGATAGTATACTTTGAGAGACACGTGGCTTAGAATGACTGGATCTAGACATGACAGTTCTGGATTTGTATCCCTCTTTTGTCACATATTTTCCCTGAGACCTGAGCACATTGCTTTACTTCTCAAGACTCGGTTTTTTTGTCTAACCAGTTTTCTAGATCAGTCACCCTAACTTACCTACAGATATGAGTTAtataaatgattattattttaagtcactaagtgtTGGGGAGTAGTTTGTTACACAGCGATATCTGACCAATACAATAACTCTATCATAGAGTTACTATGAGAACTAAATGAGatagtacttttaaaatatttagtgctTGGTATTTAATAGAGCTCAGTATGGGTCATCTCTTATTATTGAGTACTTATATACACCAAACACTGTATTGTTAAGAGATGCTGGCTATCATCTAGTGTTTATGTTAATACCGGGCATGGCTGAATGAGTTAGCTTTATAACTTtgtgtatttatataatttatcttcTATGTTATACTCTCAtgttttcttccttgtctctACCTTTGGCTTCTTTGTTCCTTAAGATGCTTATAATTCTTCATCATGACCAATATAATTCTGAAATTTACTAACTGAAAAAGACTATGCAGTGAGTCCTATGATTAGAATGTAGATTGATATGCTACCTCTAAATCTTGGCATATGGAAGTGTTTATGACCTTCCTTTTAAAAGGCTTAGAATatataggggttttttttgttttgtttttctttttagcatttgCCTAAGAAAACGATATGTTACAAAGAAACCCTTCTTGGAAGAGCATAGTAGTTTCTAAAGCCaaacaaaaagaatttgaaatcaTCCCATATAGTGGTGTTTCTCCAACTTTTATGTGCATATGAATCTCCTGGAGATTCATTAAAATGCtcattttgtttcagttgtgAGGGAGCctgaaattctttatttctataataatatGCTCCCAGTGATGCAGTACTGCTGACAGAGATCAGAATTTTAGTAGCAAGGATATACAtaccatttccctccctttcctatTCCAGAAGCAAGTTATTGGTTATAACTGATCATGTTTTATGTACAATACAATAGCACAAACAAAAGTCCTTCTTCAAAATACCCCAAATATCCAAATCTGCACAAATGAGTGGTATCAATCAAGACAGTTAAGCGCATATTTTTGTTACCTCCACAGAGTGCTCCTGGTTGTTGGCATGCAGCAAGAAGTCTTTGTCTTTTGAAGGACTCAGGCTTACCATTAATCTCTCACCATCAACATCATCACcttgcaattaaaaatatataaattataaagttaaaattgtaactcattttaatttaaatgaatttaacatCCAGAAAACGAGTCTAAGATGTCATAAAATATCTACTTCATTCAGCAACATGTCTCTTAGAAATATTTGCACCCAAATGAAACTAGAGTGTCATTGGACAAGTAGGGGATAATCCTAAACCCCTTGAAAAAGAGAGATTAGTTTTCCCACATGCTTTCGAATTATAGAATTGTGACTCTAATGAGTATTTCTCTGGTTGTCAGCTTCCCTGTCTGCATGTAAAGCCACACATAGTTGTCCCCCAACACTCAACTTCTCTTCTTGTATTATAGCAGGATATTTTCCagcttgggtttttttgtttgtttgttttgttttgtttttgttttttgtttttgtagctaAGTGTAGAAATGTGACTAAGTTCTGACCAATGTGAGCCAAGTAGAAGTGTCAGGTACAACTTTCAGGTTATGTCCTTAATGGGAAAGAGAATTCAGGTACCCATGTTCCTCTGTCCTGCTAATTGGACATTGTCATGCTGGTGAGTAATCTTGAAACATGCAGATGTTGGCAGAGCCACAAAGACAGAAGGAGCTGGATCCCTGGACAACTTGTTCAACAGAACTGCCATTCCAGCCCTGACTAAGACAGAAATAGGGTTTAGGTAGCTTAAGCCTCTATTATTATGGGTCTCTATTCAATATAGCCAAACATTTATTCTATTAAACTGCAAAATGGTTGGGATGGAGTAAATTCCCTAAGAATCTAAGATTTTACTATGAGCTTGGGCTGGAGAGAACCATTTCCCATATGGAGCATTTTTGGATTTGACTTTACCCAAATTTAAGAATTCAAGCATTGCAGCTACTCAGACCCCCAAATTACCTCTTGGACTTATAGGTGAGTGTGAGCCATAGTAACGGAATAACACCTTGTCTGAAAGAGAATGCATAAAATTCCTTTGGtgattattaaaatgtttcagtTCCAACGTATACATAATATCAGAAAATATGCTCCTCTTTTATTGTATATTAACAAAAGCAAAACTTTTGTGGCTTTGAGGAAGGTCTCAAAAATGTATGCTCTGATTAATtctccataaaatatttaaaacaattgttcACAACAGTGGTGTACactttttttcaatcctcacctgaggacatgcttactaattttagagagagtagaatgaaggaagagagagagggagggcaacatctatgtgagagagaaacatccatcagttgcctctcatgtgtgccCCAGctcaggactgaacccacaactgaggcacatgcactgaccaggaatcaaacccatgaccttttgattcacaggacgacactccaaccaactgagccacaccagccaggacaactaGAGTTTTTACTTTGGTAGTATTGATAAGGTTGGAAAGATCTAGTAGATAAGTTAGTGATATCAAATATGTATGTATGGTCCTCCTTCCATCTTTCACAACTGATACCACTTCCCAATATCAATGTTCTTTCCTGATAAACTCTAACTAAGCTTCTGAATCCTCAACACAGTGATATTCAGGCATCCATTATCGATATATTGGAGTTAGCTCACAACAGAAAATCTATTTGCCCTGTCTGAGTTAATCCATTGTTTACGGTTTGGCAAACTGGTTATTTACTTATCAGTCATCATTATACCATTACAgacaaaatgaaatattctacctttttcttgttttttttccaagatCTTCAACATAGATCTCATAACTTCCATCCGCAAAAGCAAAA
This sequence is a window from Phyllostomus discolor isolate MPI-MPIP mPhyDis1 chromosome 3, mPhyDis1.pri.v3, whole genome shotgun sequence. Protein-coding genes within it:
- the IL33 gene encoding interleukin-33; translated protein: MKHSTTRISPAKVNNLAGKALVKSPSLRKSQQKVEEVCQMYFMKLRSGHIIENRACYFRERTIKRHPPKTRRKYNKQHLVITPYQQPPEGPSKNFAFDVQPANRSASENSFSLSTYNDQFVTFAFADGSYEIYVEDLGKKTRKRQGVIPLLWLTLTYKSKRAGMAVLLNKLSRDPAPSVFVALPTSACFKITHQHDNVQLAGQRNMGDDVDGERLMVSLSPSKDKDFLLHANNQEHSVELQKCENPLPDQTFFFLHQEPGPSSCVSFECKSNPGVFIGVKDNHLALIQLKDQTEHSRRENIKFKLS